The Actinomycetota bacterium genome contains a region encoding:
- a CDS encoding maleylpyruvate isomerase family mycothiol-dependent enzyme, with protein sequence MSTLADRTIEALRANRDDLADQVLQFSAADLDRTSGSSQWDVAQVLSHLGSGAEIGLEGLRRALTGQVSPPQDFNQIVWDRWNAMSQQEKSDGFLESTELLLSTYEAIDAQTRIDLRFNLGFLPAPVDLAVVTGMRLNEALLHAWDVRVAFDPQASIPGALAAVLLEQFSGPVSFFMGFLGRTAGLHGERFTLQVNTTDPSGSLGLSFAESVSITEAPAFPDAVLSIPTEALMRLWSGRLSAAHTPEGVELIGTSLTLDDLRGVFPGL encoded by the coding sequence ATGAGCACTCTGGCCGACAGAACCATCGAGGCGCTCCGGGCCAATCGCGATGACCTCGCCGACCAGGTACTGCAGTTCTCTGCCGCCGATCTGGATCGCACCTCGGGATCCAGCCAATGGGATGTTGCGCAGGTCCTCAGTCATCTGGGCAGCGGAGCTGAGATCGGTCTTGAGGGATTGCGGCGGGCACTCACCGGGCAGGTGAGCCCGCCACAGGACTTCAACCAGATCGTGTGGGATCGATGGAATGCCATGTCGCAGCAGGAGAAGTCCGATGGATTCCTGGAGTCAACCGAACTGCTGCTGTCGACTTACGAGGCCATCGATGCCCAAACGCGCATTGATCTGCGCTTCAATCTCGGCTTTCTCCCGGCGCCAGTAGACCTGGCAGTAGTGACCGGCATGCGACTGAACGAAGCGCTGTTGCATGCCTGGGATGTTCGCGTGGCATTTGATCCTCAGGCCAGCATCCCCGGAGCCCTTGCGGCAGTACTGCTCGAGCAGTTCTCCGGGCCGGTCAGCTTCTTCATGGGATTCCTGGGACGCACGGCCGGGTTGCATGGCGAGCGATTCACCCTGCAGGTCAACACCACAGACCCAAGTGGGAGCCTGGGGCTTTCTTTCGCAGAGTCCGTCAGCATCACTGAAGCTCCTGCCTTCCCTGACGCAGTGCTGTCCATTCCGACCGAGGCACTCATGCGGCTGTGGAGTGGTCGGTTGTCGGCAGCTCACACGCCGGAAGGAGTTGAGCTCATCGGTACGAGTCTGACCCTGGACGATCTGCGCGGAGTCTTTCCTGGTCTGTGA
- a CDS encoding MerR family transcriptional regulator, which produces MSEAQRPIMGTISIGEVLTLLKREFPDVSISKIRFLETEGLVTPERTASGYRRFSERDIEQLRAVLTLQRDQYLPLKVIREHLDSETEDAPIAVAGSGLRPDDFRSGAGRVRLTRVELAEQVGLTDAVIAQLESVGLVVCTAGGHYDEDALAIASVVARLSEFGVEPRHLRGFRVTADRDSGLLDQIATPFTRPRDQEARSRAQETIRELAALFVQLHAALLRAELVRGGKV; this is translated from the coding sequence ATGAGTGAGGCGCAGCGTCCGATCATGGGCACTATCAGCATTGGCGAAGTGCTGACCTTGCTCAAGCGCGAGTTTCCCGATGTGTCGATCAGCAAGATCCGATTCCTGGAAACCGAAGGCCTGGTTACACCGGAGAGAACTGCCTCGGGCTATCGGCGCTTCTCCGAGCGCGATATCGAGCAGCTGCGTGCGGTGCTCACCCTGCAACGCGATCAGTACCTGCCTTTGAAGGTCATTCGCGAGCATCTGGATTCAGAGACCGAGGATGCGCCCATTGCAGTGGCGGGCTCAGGACTGCGACCCGATGATTTCCGATCTGGTGCTGGCCGAGTCCGGCTGACAAGAGTTGAACTTGCCGAACAGGTCGGACTCACAGACGCGGTGATCGCCCAATTGGAATCAGTTGGGCTGGTGGTCTGCACGGCTGGCGGTCATTACGACGAAGATGCTCTGGCTATCGCTTCGGTGGTCGCCCGGCTGTCCGAATTCGGCGTCGAGCCCCGCCACCTGCGCGGATTCCGCGTGACAGCCGACCGCGACAGCGGCTTGCTCGATCAGATTGCCACCCCATTCACCCGCCCTCGTGATCAGGAAGCACGCTCACGCGCCCAGGAAACCATCCGAGAGCTGGCGGCCCTGTTCGTTCAGTTGCATGCAGCATTGCTACGCGCCGAGTTGGTCCGCGGCGGGAAGGTCTAG
- a CDS encoding bifunctional nuclease family protein has protein sequence MHAVEFIGVRMEMPSNTPIVLLKETEGTRVIPIWIGAVEATAIAYAQQGVVPPRPLTHDLMKDILLAVGAELREVQISALTDGVFYASLLFANGVQVSARPSDAVALALRLQVPITAAEEVLEEAGVEMPEDDEPEDEVEQFRAFLDQISPEDFQE, from the coding sequence GTGCACGCAGTTGAGTTCATCGGCGTCCGGATGGAGATGCCATCGAATACTCCGATCGTGCTGCTCAAGGAAACCGAAGGCACCCGGGTTATTCCCATTTGGATTGGTGCCGTTGAGGCAACTGCCATCGCATATGCACAGCAAGGCGTTGTTCCGCCTCGACCACTGACTCACGACCTCATGAAGGACATCCTGCTGGCCGTGGGTGCAGAACTGCGTGAGGTCCAGATCTCGGCATTGACTGATGGAGTGTTCTACGCCTCCCTGCTGTTCGCCAATGGCGTGCAGGTGAGCGCACGACCTTCCGATGCGGTGGCACTGGCTCTGCGCTTGCAGGTTCCGATCACTGCCGCGGAGGAGGTGCTCGAAGAAGCAGGGGTCGAAATGCCTGAAGATGACGAGCCCGAGGACGAGGTCGAGCAGTTCCGGGCCTTCCTGGACCAGATCTCACCCGAGGATTTTCAGGAGTGA
- a CDS encoding FHA domain-containing protein — translation MRQCPSCGKLVPEGAHFCPECGTNLESNLDYTGAITNVIPLSGSGTSGSIAAVGAEKQPGLGPGAAMLVVHRGPGEGTEFPLDVNKDLVTIGRAPEADLFFDDVTVSRRHAEIRRGAEGWSIRDVGSLNGTYVNRKRVDDRRLSGGDELQIGRFRFVFLVGVEPGT, via the coding sequence ATGCGTCAATGCCCCTCTTGCGGCAAGTTGGTACCTGAAGGTGCGCATTTCTGCCCGGAATGCGGCACCAATCTGGAATCCAATCTGGATTACACCGGTGCCATCACCAATGTCATTCCACTTTCAGGCTCCGGCACATCTGGGTCCATTGCTGCAGTGGGCGCCGAAAAGCAACCGGGCCTTGGCCCAGGTGCTGCGATGCTCGTCGTGCACCGCGGCCCGGGCGAAGGCACTGAATTCCCTCTCGACGTGAACAAGGATCTTGTGACTATCGGACGGGCTCCTGAGGCAGATCTGTTCTTTGACGACGTCACGGTGAGTCGCCGACATGCAGAGATACGTCGGGGAGCCGAAGGTTGGAGCATCCGCGATGTCGGCAGTCTCAATGGCACGTATGTGAATCGCAAACGCGTTGATGATCGACGCCTTTCCGGTGGTGATGAGCTGCAGATTGGTCGCTTCCGCTTTGTGTTCCTCGTGGGAGTCGAACCAGGCACATGA
- a CDS encoding TetR/AcrR family transcriptional regulator, whose translation MTTPTLRTPSLRDRKRAQTRARIEDAAVELVLRDGLEHTTVHAISELAEVSPRTFFNYFDSKDGAILGIRNAAMVEERVAEFLAHPLYPQPVDAVVALLLSIFDFPSTRLKIREERMELVRRYPELMTSQFEQLTATHGQLAGIVADILTRTSNAKAAHTPELTGLATITLAMCGTAIRVAMSELAEQHTHADSERIQARAVELIRSTMERIS comes from the coding sequence ATGACAACCCCGACATTGCGGACTCCGAGCCTCCGGGATCGCAAACGCGCCCAGACTCGGGCTCGAATTGAGGACGCAGCTGTCGAACTCGTGCTGCGTGATGGTCTGGAGCACACCACTGTTCATGCCATCAGCGAGTTGGCCGAAGTCTCGCCTAGAACTTTCTTCAACTACTTCGACAGCAAGGACGGAGCAATTCTTGGCATCCGCAATGCCGCAATGGTGGAAGAACGCGTAGCTGAATTTCTGGCTCACCCCTTGTACCCGCAGCCAGTTGATGCAGTCGTCGCACTCCTGCTATCGATCTTTGACTTTCCCAGTACGCGGCTGAAGATTCGAGAGGAGCGGATGGAGCTTGTCCGGCGCTATCCCGAACTCATGACGAGTCAGTTTGAGCAATTGACGGCAACGCATGGTCAATTGGCTGGAATTGTCGCAGACATCTTGACGCGCACGTCAAATGCCAAAGCTGCTCACACTCCCGAACTCACTGGTCTGGCGACTATCACCTTGGCGATGTGTGGCACCGCGATTCGCGTTGCGATGAGTGAACTTGCTGAGCAGCACACGCATGCCGATTCCGAACGAATTCAAGCGCGGGCCGTAGAGCTCATCCGATCAACGATGGAAAGAATCTCATGA
- a CDS encoding TetR family transcriptional regulator yields MTAELGVRAARKQLTSQELILAAFALFGRQGYDETTVEQIADQVGISKRTFFRYFANKEDLVLGNLEHTAALLGSAMGERPPTETPWLSLRRSFDFFVDATTNEPERVSNNIRVVRTSPALKATQLGKLQLWQAALMPELTRRLAIGHSDPDLRAAAMAGAALACLDASLNAWYLQSQERNLGTMLDTAMESVAPLG; encoded by the coding sequence ATGACCGCCGAATTGGGTGTGCGTGCTGCGCGCAAGCAACTGACCAGTCAAGAACTGATTCTCGCGGCCTTTGCGTTGTTTGGTCGGCAGGGATATGACGAGACCACCGTCGAGCAGATTGCCGATCAGGTCGGCATCTCAAAGCGGACCTTCTTTCGATATTTCGCTAACAAGGAGGATTTGGTTCTTGGCAATCTCGAGCACACCGCAGCACTGCTTGGATCGGCAATGGGGGAGCGGCCGCCGACTGAGACTCCGTGGTTGTCATTGCGCCGTAGTTTTGACTTCTTCGTAGACGCGACGACGAATGAACCGGAGCGTGTCAGCAACAACATTCGCGTGGTGCGAACTTCGCCCGCTCTCAAGGCCACTCAGTTGGGCAAACTGCAGCTATGGCAGGCAGCGCTCATGCCCGAATTGACGCGACGTTTGGCGATTGGTCATTCAGACCCGGATTTGCGCGCGGCTGCGATGGCAGGGGCGGCTTTGGCATGCCTGGACGCGTCTTTGAATGCCTGGTATCTGCAATCACAGGAACGCAACCTTGGCACGATGCTGGACACGGCAATGGAAAGCGTGGCGCCGCTTGGCTAG
- a CDS encoding MFS transporter has translation MTLAPVRADAASSVRSKGAWAIVGATFIMLAFNTGFGFYALGAFNRGYIDSVGMSVSATSAGATIFLLAGGISGLFVARLMKQVGIRWLLLAGTVGSAACLAMLGAVTQVWQMWAVFLIFGLVSAGFSMIPTSAMVLGEFAEESVARPMAVMATGFSVGGAVLAPIITAVVLSFGIATAGIAMALTLLVVMIPLSIAATGHEPRIGSATYVATKVEKATGKEQHGSGGWPFFGVCIAYSLLLITQVSVVIHLLTLATERGIGGAAITLSLFASMAFVGRLIGLAIMPRFTLRSLSVVMAGLQVLALCILAFSADLMWLAIGAALMGLPSGNNQVFMPLWLLNLFGAARYPTVFARSNLITGFSVALGPLYVGVVHESAGNYQLPFLVLAASAVCAGVIIATLPHKGATDHEMS, from the coding sequence ATGACATTGGCTCCCGTGCGTGCGGATGCGGCATCAAGCGTGCGCAGCAAGGGCGCCTGGGCGATCGTTGGCGCCACGTTCATCATGCTGGCGTTCAACACCGGATTTGGCTTCTATGCCCTGGGAGCCTTCAACCGCGGCTACATCGACAGCGTTGGGATGAGCGTCTCTGCCACATCTGCCGGAGCCACCATCTTCTTGCTCGCCGGCGGAATATCCGGTTTGTTTGTCGCTCGCCTCATGAAACAGGTGGGCATTCGATGGCTCCTACTGGCCGGCACCGTCGGCTCGGCCGCGTGTCTGGCCATGCTCGGAGCTGTCACCCAGGTGTGGCAGATGTGGGCCGTCTTCCTGATCTTCGGTCTGGTTTCGGCTGGCTTCTCGATGATTCCCACTTCAGCAATGGTGCTTGGAGAATTCGCCGAGGAGTCCGTCGCCCGACCCATGGCAGTGATGGCCACCGGCTTCTCGGTTGGTGGAGCGGTGCTCGCGCCGATCATCACCGCAGTTGTGCTGAGTTTCGGCATCGCCACTGCAGGCATAGCCATGGCCTTGACCTTGCTCGTCGTGATGATTCCGCTTTCGATCGCAGCCACTGGCCATGAACCGCGCATTGGCAGCGCCACATATGTTGCGACCAAGGTTGAAAAGGCGACTGGCAAGGAACAGCACGGCAGTGGTGGATGGCCGTTCTTTGGGGTCTGCATCGCCTACAGCCTGCTACTCATCACTCAGGTCTCGGTCGTCATCCATTTGCTCACTTTGGCCACCGAGCGGGGGATTGGCGGCGCCGCCATCACCTTGTCCCTGTTTGCCAGCATGGCCTTTGTTGGTCGGCTCATCGGGCTGGCGATCATGCCCCGCTTCACTCTCCGATCACTGAGTGTGGTGATGGCCGGCCTACAGGTGCTCGCGCTCTGCATCCTGGCCTTCTCCGCCGACCTCATGTGGTTGGCGATCGGAGCCGCCCTCATGGGATTGCCATCGGGCAACAATCAAGTGTTCATGCCCCTGTGGCTGCTGAATCTGTTCGGTGCGGCTCGCTACCCGACAGTCTTTGCTCGTTCGAACCTCATCACCGGATTCAGCGTTGCCCTCGGCCCGCTCTATGTCGGCGTCGTGCATGAGTCCGCTGGAAACTACCAACTGCCATTCCTGGTGCTGGCTGCCAGTGCCGTCTGCGCGGGGGTGATCATCGCGACTCTGCCGCACAAGGGAGCGACAGATCACGAAATGTCATAA
- a CDS encoding MerR family transcriptional regulator: MNVESPKTDGQGSLFDDADLRPLPADIGYRGPIACSAAGITYRQLDYWARTELVQPSVRGAAGSGTQRLYSFRDILVLRIVKRLIDTGVSLPNIRAAVDHLALRSHEDLARMTLMSDGATIYECRSADEVVDLVRGGQGVFGIAVGSVWREVEGTLAALPGERPDGEAVNPPSASDELAARRARRVAG, translated from the coding sequence GTGAACGTTGAGAGTCCTAAGACAGATGGTCAAGGCTCCTTGTTTGACGATGCCGATCTGCGCCCGCTGCCTGCTGACATCGGCTACCGCGGACCCATCGCCTGCTCTGCTGCCGGCATCACCTACCGCCAGCTCGACTACTGGGCACGCACTGAACTCGTGCAGCCATCGGTTCGTGGAGCAGCAGGTTCAGGAACTCAGCGTCTGTACAGTTTTCGCGACATCCTGGTGCTGCGCATCGTCAAGCGATTGATTGACACCGGCGTCTCGCTTCCGAATATCCGCGCAGCAGTTGACCACCTGGCTTTGCGCTCCCATGAGGATCTGGCTCGCATGACGCTGATGAGTGACGGCGCCACCATCTATGAGTGCCGAAGTGCTGACGAGGTCGTGGATCTGGTGCGCGGCGGCCAAGGAGTCTTCGGGATCGCTGTCGGCAGCGTCTGGCGTGAGGTCGAAGGCACTCTTGCCGCGCTGCCCGGAGAACGCCCCGACGGTGAAGCCGTCAATCCACCCAGTGCCAGTGATGAGCTTGCCGCCCGTCGCGCGCGCCGGGTCGCCGGCTGA
- the gcvH gene encoding glycine cleavage system protein GcvH has product MHEELQYTAEHEWVRLDGDLAEVGITDYAQEALGDIVYVSLPNVGDVVDAGQPCGEVESTKSVSDIYAPLSGTVVEINEALDGAPQSINEAPYATGWLFKVRISDPIQAAGLLSSAQYEEQTRA; this is encoded by the coding sequence ATGCACGAGGAACTTCAATACACGGCAGAGCACGAGTGGGTCCGTCTTGACGGTGATCTGGCCGAAGTAGGCATCACTGACTACGCACAGGAAGCACTCGGCGACATCGTGTACGTCAGCCTCCCCAATGTGGGCGATGTGGTGGACGCTGGGCAGCCTTGTGGCGAAGTTGAGTCGACGAAGAGCGTCAGCGACATCTATGCGCCGCTCTCTGGGACCGTGGTGGAAATCAATGAGGCGCTTGACGGTGCACCGCAGTCCATCAATGAGGCCCCATATGCCACGGGTTGGCTGTTCAAGGTTCGCATCAGCGATCCAATTCAGGCCGCTGGGCTCCTGAGCTCCGCGCAATACGAGGAGCAGACGCGCGCCTAG
- a CDS encoding MDR family MFS transporter, producing the protein MSQGSIASIEVTNPDRKHILLVFAGLMVAMLLASLDQMIFSTALPTIVGDLNGVDHMLWVTTSYILASTIMLPVYGKLGDQIGRKGLFIFAIAVFILGSIIGGLSGDMTWLIIGRTVQGLGGGGLMILAQAIIADVVPARERGKYMGIMGGVFALATVAGPLLGGWFTEGIGWRWAFWMNIPLGLLAIASAMFFLDLPKPAKRKIDLDIAGMVLIGVASTCLVLTTSWAGNTYAWNSPVIIGLIAASAIAIVSFFLVERRAAEPIMPVQLFKERNFNLTTSAGLIIGIAMFGAMAYMPTYLQMVTGANATQSGLLMIPMMAGLLVTSIGAGQLVSKTGRYKWLPITGTTIVAGSLYLLSTMTPDTPVPVLCGYLAIMGIGLGMGMQLLVLIVQDTFPAAMVGTATAANNYFRQIGAALGSAIVGSLFVSRLSASLTETLSASDGAGSSNSFTPSLVQSLPPDVQAIIVNAYNEALTPIFLLLVPIVIVAVLLLCFVHEKPLSTSIQRDILPESLEIDGRSSVLLDDRLDDTDNSRATT; encoded by the coding sequence ATGAGTCAGGGCTCCATCGCGTCAATCGAGGTCACCAATCCCGATCGCAAGCACATCCTTCTGGTATTCGCCGGCCTCATGGTCGCCATGCTGCTGGCGTCTTTGGATCAGATGATCTTCAGTACGGCACTGCCCACAATTGTCGGTGATCTCAATGGTGTCGATCACATGCTGTGGGTGACCACGTCGTACATCCTGGCTTCCACCATCATGCTCCCGGTCTACGGCAAACTCGGTGACCAAATCGGTCGCAAGGGACTGTTCATCTTTGCCATCGCTGTGTTCATCCTTGGGTCGATCATTGGTGGGCTTTCAGGTGACATGACTTGGTTGATCATTGGCCGCACCGTTCAGGGTCTTGGTGGCGGCGGACTCATGATCTTGGCCCAAGCCATCATTGCCGACGTTGTTCCTGCTCGTGAACGTGGCAAGTACATGGGCATCATGGGTGGAGTGTTCGCGCTGGCCACGGTGGCCGGACCATTGCTCGGTGGCTGGTTCACCGAGGGCATCGGCTGGCGTTGGGCCTTCTGGATGAACATCCCACTCGGTCTGCTTGCGATTGCCTCGGCAATGTTCTTCTTGGATCTCCCCAAGCCTGCCAAGCGCAAGATCGATTTGGATATTGCAGGCATGGTGCTCATTGGTGTGGCATCGACATGTCTGGTGCTGACCACTAGCTGGGCCGGGAACACCTACGCCTGGAATTCGCCCGTGATCATTGGGCTCATCGCCGCAAGTGCGATTGCGATCGTCTCCTTCTTCTTGGTTGAGCGACGAGCTGCTGAGCCCATCATGCCGGTGCAGTTGTTCAAGGAACGCAATTTCAATCTGACCACCAGTGCGGGTTTGATCATTGGCATAGCAATGTTCGGTGCGATGGCCTACATGCCGACCTACCTGCAGATGGTTACCGGCGCTAACGCCACGCAGTCGGGTCTGCTGATGATTCCGATGATGGCGGGGCTTCTTGTGACATCAATTGGCGCAGGCCAGTTGGTCAGCAAGACCGGGCGATACAAGTGGCTGCCCATCACAGGCACAACCATTGTCGCGGGAAGCCTGTACCTGCTTTCGACCATGACGCCCGATACGCCCGTGCCAGTGCTGTGCGGATATCTCGCCATCATGGGCATTGGGCTCGGCATGGGCATGCAGTTGCTGGTGCTGATCGTGCAGGACACATTTCCAGCAGCAATGGTCGGAACGGCAACAGCAGCAAACAACTACTTCCGCCAGATCGGAGCTGCACTTGGATCCGCCATTGTGGGTTCGCTCTTCGTGTCACGACTTAGCGCTTCGCTCACCGAAACCTTGTCAGCTTCAGATGGCGCAGGTTCGAGCAACTCCTTCACGCCGAGCTTGGTGCAGTCACTGCCGCCGGACGTTCAAGCCATCATTGTCAATGCCTACAACGAAGCGTTGACACCTATCTTTCTCCTGCTGGTGCCAATCGTGATTGTCGCTGTCCTACTGCTGTGCTTCGTCCACGAGAAGCCGCTTTCGACCTCGATTCAACGAGACATCCTGCCTGAGTCACTTGAAATCGATGGGCGTAGCAGTGTGCTTCTGGATGACAGGCTTGACGACACTGACAACTCACGGGCCACGACATGA
- the gcvP gene encoding aminomethyl-transferring glycine dehydrogenase has translation MSEREFSFVDRHIGPDEPAVEHMLATLGYANLDAFTSAVVPEVIAWTDALELPAAVDEFAVLAELRAIAARNSVKTSMIGLGYSDTHTPAVIRRNVLENPAWYTAYTPYQPEISQGRLEALLNFQTMIEDLTALPVAGSSLLDEPTAAAEAMALSVRQGPKGVQRFLVDADTHPQTLAVLNTRAEPMDIELIQADLSQEWPSGPWSGVLISYPGSSGIVPDLGALIARAHDAGALAVVAADLLALCVFTPPGELGADIVIGSAQRFGVPMGFGGPHAGYMSVRAGLERSLPGRLVGVSLDADGNPAYRLALQTREQHIRREKATSNICTAQVLLAIISAMYASYHGPSGLTAIAQRVHRSALVLRTGLQRLGATTSEAPIFDTVQWQVPGKADEICAAIADNGVNIRVVDADTLSASTDELTQAEHVQIIWDATAQALGLNSTADLTTLENEVVSFATRTSSFLQHPVFNTHHSETSMMRYLRKLADRDIALDRAMIPLGSCTMKLNAATEMESITWPEFAGLHPFAPTGDAAGSIDLIQSLERYLAEITGYDYVSVQPNAGSQGEFAGLLAIRAYHHSNGEHARNVCLIPSSAHGTNAASAVMVGMRVVVVKCDEYGNVDLDDLNLRIAEHGPQLSALMITYPSTHGVFETAVADICALVHDAGGQVYVDGANLNALVGLAKPGRFGADVSHLNLHKTFCIPHGGGGPGVGPVAVREHLAPFLPSHPLRPEAGPLGRGHRDGGVGPVSGAPWGSAGILPIPWAYIRMMGAEGLKRATQVAILSANYIARRLNDHYPVLYTGSTGLVAHECILDVRPITSATGVTVDDIAKRLMDYGFHSPTMSFPVAGTLMIEPTESEDLLEIDRFIDAMISIKTEVDEVAAGIWPLEDSPLRNAPHTADCVIGDWDHSYPARLGAFPAGIAQADKYWPPVRRIDGAYGDRNLVCSCPSPAELAT, from the coding sequence ATGTCCGAACGCGAATTCAGCTTTGTCGATCGCCACATTGGTCCAGATGAGCCTGCTGTCGAGCACATGCTTGCCACCCTTGGCTACGCCAACCTCGATGCGTTCACCTCTGCTGTAGTCCCCGAAGTCATCGCCTGGACTGATGCGCTCGAACTACCAGCGGCCGTGGATGAGTTCGCGGTGCTGGCAGAACTGCGCGCGATTGCAGCGCGCAACTCAGTGAAGACCAGCATGATCGGACTGGGCTATTCCGATACCCATACGCCAGCAGTGATCAGGCGCAATGTCCTTGAGAATCCCGCTTGGTACACGGCCTATACGCCATACCAGCCTGAGATCAGTCAAGGTCGGCTCGAGGCACTCCTGAACTTCCAGACGATGATCGAGGATCTCACGGCTCTGCCAGTCGCTGGATCCTCGCTCTTGGACGAACCCACTGCAGCTGCCGAGGCGATGGCGCTCAGTGTTCGTCAGGGACCCAAAGGAGTGCAGCGCTTTCTCGTGGATGCGGACACGCATCCGCAGACTCTTGCGGTGCTCAACACGCGTGCAGAGCCTATGGATATCGAGTTGATCCAAGCCGATCTCAGTCAGGAGTGGCCAAGCGGACCGTGGTCGGGCGTGCTGATCAGCTACCCCGGATCGTCCGGAATCGTCCCCGACTTAGGCGCACTGATTGCCAGGGCTCATGATGCCGGAGCGCTTGCAGTTGTTGCTGCCGATCTGCTGGCGTTGTGTGTGTTCACACCTCCAGGTGAGCTGGGAGCCGACATTGTGATCGGCTCTGCACAGCGTTTTGGCGTGCCGATGGGCTTCGGTGGACCGCACGCCGGCTATATGTCGGTTCGCGCAGGCCTTGAGCGCTCGCTGCCTGGTCGACTCGTCGGCGTGAGTCTTGATGCTGATGGCAACCCTGCATATCGACTGGCGTTGCAAACTCGTGAGCAGCACATTCGCCGAGAGAAGGCCACAAGCAATATCTGCACTGCACAGGTGCTGTTGGCGATCATCTCGGCGATGTATGCCAGCTACCACGGCCCAAGCGGGCTCACGGCCATTGCGCAACGTGTGCATCGAAGCGCCTTGGTGCTGCGCACCGGCTTGCAGCGTTTGGGGGCCACGACTTCGGAGGCGCCGATTTTCGACACAGTGCAGTGGCAGGTGCCCGGCAAGGCGGATGAGATCTGTGCAGCAATCGCAGACAATGGAGTCAACATTCGCGTCGTGGATGCGGACACCTTGTCGGCGTCAACCGACGAACTGACACAGGCTGAGCATGTGCAGATCATTTGGGATGCAACCGCTCAGGCTCTTGGTCTGAACAGCACTGCAGATCTGACCACTCTTGAGAATGAAGTCGTGAGTTTTGCTACGCGCACCTCATCCTTCCTGCAGCATCCGGTCTTCAATACACATCACAGCGAGACGTCGATGATGCGCTACCTGCGCAAACTTGCCGATCGCGACATCGCCCTCGATCGAGCCATGATCCCGCTGGGTTCATGCACGATGAAGCTGAACGCGGCAACGGAGATGGAGTCCATCACCTGGCCAGAATTTGCCGGATTGCATCCCTTTGCTCCGACCGGCGATGCAGCGGGATCCATTGACTTGATTCAATCCCTAGAACGGTACCTCGCAGAGATCACTGGTTACGACTACGTCAGCGTGCAGCCCAACGCCGGGTCTCAAGGCGAGTTCGCAGGACTGCTCGCCATCCGTGCCTATCACCACTCAAATGGTGAGCACGCCCGAAATGTCTGCCTGATTCCCAGCAGCGCTCACGGCACCAATGCCGCAAGTGCAGTGATGGTCGGCATGCGCGTGGTCGTCGTGAAGTGCGATGAGTACGGAAATGTCGATCTCGATGATCTCAACTTGCGGATAGCCGAACATGGCCCCCAACTCAGCGCCTTGATGATCACCTATCCATCCACACATGGCGTGTTCGAGACTGCAGTAGCCGACATCTGCGCGCTGGTGCACGACGCGGGTGGCCAGGTCTACGTCGATGGCGCAAATCTCAATGCCCTGGTCGGGCTAGCCAAGCCCGGGCGATTTGGGGCTGACGTATCGCATCTGAACCTCCACAAGACTTTCTGCATTCCGCATGGAGGCGGTGGTCCAGGTGTTGGACCTGTTGCAGTGCGTGAGCACTTGGCGCCATTCCTGCCCTCGCATCCCTTGCGACCAGAAGCCGGACCCTTGGGTCGAGGCCATCGCGATGGTGGAGTAGGTCCGGTCAGCGGCGCGCCTTGGGGGAGTGCAGGCATTCTGCCAATTCCTTGGGCCTATATCCGAATGATGGGTGCCGAGGGTTTGAAGCGCGCAACTCAAGTGGCCATATTGTCGGCGAACTACATCGCCAGGCGACTCAACGATCACTATCCCGTCCTGTATACAGGCAGCACCGGACTTGTGGCGCACGAATGCATTCTGGACGTCCGCCCGATCACTTCGGCGACTGGTGTCACGGTGGACGACATCGCCAAACGACTGATGGATTACGGCTTTCACTCGCCGACAATGTCTTTCCCGGTGGCAGGAACTCTGATGATTGAACCCACGGAGTCCGAAGATCTGCTCGAAATTGATCGCTTCATTGACGCGATGATCTCCATCAAGACGGAAGTCGATGAAGTTGCGGCCGGAATCTGGCCACTTGAGGACAGTCCTTTGCGCAATGCCCCGCATACAGCCGATTGCGTCATCGGGGATTGGGACCACAGTTACCCGGCCAGGCTTGGCGCCTTTCCCGCTGGAATTGCCCAGGCTGATAAATACTGGCCGCCTGTCCGGCGTATCGATGGCGCATATGGCGATCGCAATCTCGTGTGCAGCTGCCCAAGCCCCGCTGAACTCGCAACGTGA